DNA from Drosophila suzukii chromosome 2R, CBGP_Dsuzu_IsoJpt1.0, whole genome shotgun sequence:
CATtgaaaaaacgatttaaagaaatttgttaaaaattaaaattaagcTTTTAAAGCCAATTAGAGCCTttgaatttttatttgaatAATGGTCCGGCAACCATACAAATACGAATAGGCCCTATCTTATAATTCTAAGCCTTAAATTTGATAAGTTCAATGTTGTAATTTAAATAAGGTTTATTATGTAGAAGTGCAACCAACTTTCTTTCGATTTTATCTTAAAACAGGAATGATAACCCATGGAAAATAATCGTCAGAAAATCATACTATTATAAAATATCAAATAATATGAAAGAACTATTTCCTAGTTAACACAAACAATTTGCAATAACGGTAGGGATACCTTAAGAGTGCCAGTTCTTTTATACGTAACTCATAAGATGTAATATTTCGCGCTTTAATAATAATGGTCTTACGACGAAAATAGAATATTACACCCACGCCTGTGAAAAAATATTGCACATGACATAATTATACTAAGTATGGTGGAAAAAAACTCGCTTATACAAATTGCAGAAACACTGTGATGATAAACCAAAACGATATTTTGGCTCGCCGGCAGATTTGCGAACGTAAGCGTGCGTGAGAAGctataaaagaaaacaaaaccgAATAAAAACAGTGGCATTGGCACGAAATCGCAGAATAGCGGTGTCTAAAATAAAACTATTTACTATACGCGGCTATATATAAGGTTTTTGGCACTTTTGCGAGACATTTGCCAGATATCTGGCGGGCAGGAAAGTGAAAGCAGGTATCTAGACAACAGATGTCTTCGCTTGGCAAGTGCAGTGCACAATCTGCAGACTTATGCAATACACGGCCGCTGCAATTGCAATCGATCAAAACTATTTAAACTAACTCACCCGTTTCCGTTCATTTTGTGGTTGTTCGAGGGATTTACTGCATTGGCCATATTGCGACAAAGAAAGCTGCTTCCAGATGTCGCTGTATAATCTGAGATTCTCGCAAATTTGCGTGCGGATAGCAACGATTtcaatttaactgaaatgattttgtttatGTTTGCCACTTGTTTATCACTTCAGTGTGCGTTGTTTGCATTTATCACTCGGATCGATCACTTCCGTTCTCTTCTCCACCGTCGGTCGGTTCTTTCGCCTTCGAGCAGCGCCACGAGACTAATCACGGCCGTGCAACTTACGGTTATTAAATAGTTTTCGCTCTGCGAATTTCGCGCTTTTCCGCTCTGACGTTCTCACATCCAAAACTTGGATAACAACCACACAAAGAGCGACCGGATTGTAGTACACATTTATCGGCGAGATGTACACTGCAAGGACTAGGGTGCAAAAATATTACGACACAACCAATATTTCAATCAAAAGTCAAAACATTTTGTCCTCGAATTTTGACTTATCAAtcaatttgtttattttatctGACATATTTATTggatacaaaaaaatatttttaaaaatttaatttaaattttcactacaaagattttaaatttgaatatCGCAATAAAATGTACTGtgtatttaataattttgattttacAAACATTGAATcataagaattttaaaaacaagCCAAGCATATTTtgataatattttccaaacACTGttgattcattttattttcataaatttacTGTGAATTTAAGACGATATATTTTCGTTTTTAAGATTTCGATTTTACAAATATTGAATCATAcaaatattgaaaacaaatGAAACATAAAACGATACCATTTTCCGAGAAATAGATATAAGACATTTTTGAAATGTCAGATGATTCAGCGTTTTTATTGCCTACTAATAAGTTTAAAATCCATCTGAGCAAAAGGACGATCTTTTTCTTGGTGCTTCTTAATTGTTCAAAAGTAGTTAGCCAGAAAATAGGCTACATATTATTGAAAAACTTAGGATCTATGTTATAATATTCGTTGAGTCTGCAATATAGTTATATTTTCGTCATATGCTTGTTTTTGTCAGTGTAAAATGACAGCTGTTGGCGAACGTGCTTGAGAGAGCGAACCCTATGTTTGTTGCTGGTTTCTCTTGCTGAGATAAAAGTCTACTTCACGCACACAATGGCATTTCCATTTGGGAGAGGGATTTTTACCAGATCGTTTTTAGTGTGTGAGAGTTTGATACGTGCGTCAACCGGTACATTTTCTCTATCCTTCGcttctctcgctctctctacACGCACACTTCCTCATTTTGCGAACTTTGTCCACGCTTTCTCTCCCCTCTCACCTGTCTCTTTCGCAACCCCCGTTCTTCCCCTAATGCAATTTACAATTGCATTTTAAAAGTGACGTGTTGACAGTAAAAACGGCGACAGAgcaaaacaaaatgtttagGAACCTAACATAGATTCGTTTAATGGATATGTTTTTGTCGCATTTTTGAATCGTTTCCAAGGTGCCCTTGCCAATTTATCTGAAATGTAACTTTCTGCCAGACAAACCGGTTCCGAAAATTATGCCAGTCTAGAGTATCTACCTATAGAGACTGCCAAGTTTCGCCTAAACAACAGCACGTTTTCATCTCGAAATACCAACGACCTTCGTCTGTGACCTTTGGGCAACCACTCgaacacacacatacacacataaATACGCCTGCATACGAAAAGCACAAGATAAACAAAAGATAAGCATTACTTATCGGAACAACAGACAACTCCATTATTGAACGGGAGTTGCATTATTCACcagttaaatataaatatcaaAGGGTTCCGAAATCAAATCGATGGGAACAGGTTGCCAATCACGATCGAATATTTTCCTTTGGGTTGATTTTTAGATTGAGAGAGTAAAGTCAAACGGGTTTTTTGACATTTCTCAGATAAGCAAACTTATCACGCATACAACAGCACGAGTAAAGTTCATAGGTATGGGGGCTCGTCaggcaaacacacacacacatccatttccgtttatttttatgttttcagctgttttgGTTTTAGGCCGGTCGGACGATTTCATAAGAATTACTCATCTTTCACGTGGTCCCACAGGGCGTATGCGCGATAAGTTTTTCTGACGTTATCGTTGGTCGCGTTTTTTCACTTTTCCTTTCGTTGACTACGAGATCTCATCTGTTTCTCTAGTTAACCCtatgttattaaaaaaaaccaaactgtTTTAAAAAACTGGAGAAGGAAACAACTCTTTAATATCTTTTTAAGACATACATTTATAATATAGAACTACCATCCTATGTATTATATCAGAACCTCAAATCAGTCCTTTCCATCTGGGGTTAATGCCAAGTTGATTGCCCTAGGCCACTTAAAGCTCAATTGGCCGTTGACACTTTTGAGAAAATTTAGTGGTCGGAGGCTGGTACTGAGACCCAATTGGATCCAATTGAGTGAACTCATCCAGATTTACACTTGTCTCTGGAAATGTCGCAAAAGTCGGCAGCGGAAATGTTAATTAAATCGAATTAATTTATTCCACTTTGCACTCTGCCTAACGAATGATAATATCTCTCAATTGAATGGCAAGCTTGCTGATGGTTCAGCATTCCAGAGGTCATAATGTTACGCAAACTGAACAATAAAACTAAATGGGAAAGTGTAAACAGAGTTAACTTGTTCTGAACGCTTATCTGCGCAGTATACGTTTCGGGGGCTCGTCAATGGGAAAAGTGCATTCTGTTTGGAAATAATCTGGAAGATTAGATATAGATGATGCATTATTTCGAGGTTGCTCATTCCGTTTAAATATGGGTTATAAGACGGTTCTCTCTATATGATAAGAAAATAGTTATCAAActtattttagttttaagaTTCCCATAGTTTGCCATTATTAAAATAGTATGAATATGATttataaaatgaaacaaaatatAGGGTTTCAGAGTGTTTTAAGCTCACTGTTAGAATCAGAATTCATTGCACTAATGTGTCTAGTGCCATTCTTAATAACTTTAAGTCGTATGTAAGTTGAAAAGATATGAGCTATTTATATAATAGGCTCCACTAATGGATACCTTAATACGTTAAACTCTAATTGACTTCAAGTGAATAATGTTCGTTGTACAGCGAACTTTAAGTAACAAAGTTAAGTTCCCCTGTATTCCCTTTCTTGGAACCCATTATCTTCTATATTAATAAGTAATACCCCAAGAAACCTATTCAAACCTTAAGCTCTTTTTGTGAAATGATATATTAACAAAAGGAAGCCTTCTATAAGCAGTGAATTGTTTGTTTACTCGTCTGCCGCTGTGCAAAGTAAGTATGTATGTTTGTCTGTGTGTTCAGGTGTCTCCGATATAAATACCCCCAGTTGCACGGCGTGAGCAATTGATCTACTCTTATCACAAGACAATTTGGCACGGCTTCTAGTTTCTGTGAATGCAAATaacaatttgtttattttacaCAATTTCCCTTCGTCGGGAAGCTCTGCGCATGCACGTTttgcaataaaataaaaaaaagtgcGACCAACCGGCGAGACGAAAGAAAACCGACTGACATTGAGAACCCAAGTATCCAAGAACAAAGCAGTTGTGACGTAAGGAAAGATAATCCCTCGTCAAAGGAATGGATAAAAGACAGTACAGCTGGAAAATATTAATCCACAGCATTTTAAACTTATTTCTGTGGCgccctaaaagtatgccacaATATGGTATtacaacaaaattataaaccttgcgccataaataaataatgatcGAATGGAAAACCTATTTATTGTTGCCGAAATCATTATATCAGCATCAATCATTCTAGACCTTTGCGGTGAAGTCATTGGCAGTGGCTTTTGATGCCCTGGTTTGGTTACCCATGTGACAACACAAAATAAAACCGGCACATGACGCCAAAATAAGTGACGACAACAACGCCAAAGCATAATAAAAAGAGAAAACATGGAATAGACAAATAAGTTACATAGAATAGAAGGTACCCTAGCTCAGACAAaagcttatatattttttaacaaagTATTTACAATGTTATACCATGGAATTGATCTATGAATTGCGGTCCTAAGATCTCCTATCTCTCAGCTCCTTCTAAGCGATTTGTATGTAGTGAATGTATGCTCATTCAGAAACAtaacttttataaaaattctacAATTGTTTTGTTAATCCTAAAACTTGAAGAAAATACATGTTTAACCCACCCAATTGTGTTGATTATTCCTAACAAATATCTGCTAAAAGGGTATCTTAATAAATATACTAATTAAAACAAAGcttaaaaaagtatttaatattCACTAGCTTTTgtattatttgtattatttagcATAAGTATGTAAATCTGTTAGTGGCTAGCCGATATGAAAAATTGTCATGCCCTTACTCAGAGCATTGAAAAGCTTCCGTCTGGTCTTGATGACATCAGCAGCAGCTTTTGAGAACCTGAGTCAGAGGCGTCCCCTGAGCAAAACTAGGTGGAAAAACTACAATAGTTTTACCGAAGCTAACATACTCTATCGATAAAGTTTGGAATTTTATTAAATGacttaaaactttaaagaagaatcttagacttttattttaataattcaagaatttattttccttttggTTTTTAATACCAAGTAGCTAAGAAGTATTTATAGATTAGCCAAAATACTAATTAGAATGAAAAAgtattatatattttcttatataaatcaataatgttaaattttttaatatttttgttcaaagattttaaaaatattttgctttttattttttttttagataaaACGTGACTATGAACAGTACAACATTATGGTAATATGATTGTTCCCAATTCAAGCTGGTACAGTCGTCTACTTTCTAGACTGCCAACGATCCCCAACTTATCAAGAGAGAGCTTGTCGAGCTTTTATTCTCATTTTCGCACTGCCTCTGTTTTTTGAGCAGTGCTTACCTCGCCGGTATTTGGGTTCCGTTGCGGCAGTTTGAATCAGAATCTCAGTAAGCGAACATCGTTAAGCAAAAGCAGCCATCATGCCAATCGGTGAGTTCCCAAGTGGGTGGAGTGCCTAGAGCAGTTGGATAATGGAATAAATAATTGGGTGAATTTAAACATAGGGCGACTCGGGAGAGCGAAACTTTTGGCCCACGACCAAAATTAAATCGTGTCAACAGATTCCCAGAATCGAAACATCCAAAgtgaataaaatatataatttctttATCTATGTTGGGCTTTTTACCAGTGGAAAATACATAAGCAGAGCTTGTGTTTGGAACAACTTTCACCTTGCGATCGTCTATAGTAGATTCAATTAACGGGAATACGTGATACAAGTTGGACTGCCTTTTTAGTGTTATTTGCAACCTATTTAATTGATTCTTGATGCGGTCACACAGCAAAGTGCCCAAAAATGTGTACCATCTGCTATGAGTCACTGGTTCACGCCTTGAACTCTGGCAATAATCAATAAGAATTCCGCTAGGGTGAACCGAGGGTCAGACGAGAGACGAGATGCACCTTTAATGATGTCATGCGAAATAATGTTGCTTGGGAAACATTTCGTGCTGTCTATCGAAAACAAAAAGCACAACCTTTCATAGCCCCATTCAAATGTTTGTCGTTTGAGGCCCCGTAGAGCCGGCTCAGAACTCGAAATTGAGCTTGAGTGGAATTAGCTAGAATGTTTTGTAGCAAAGAACCAATGGCGATCCAAATGACATCATGCGAATAGCGCTAATAAACAAGTGGAAACAAAAACAGACGCTAAACATTCAGATATGTATCTACAAACATATAAATAGCAACAAATTCTTTCCAGTTCAAGTGTTTTTTATGACAACATTTTTCCTGGGATTTGACGGAGATTTTTGAGGTTGATAAATCAAACCTCAAAACTTTTCCATCCCACACAGATCTTGGTACAGTTGCCTCCAAAAACGTAACTGTGTACAGTTCAGCCATGAAAATGTAGACTAATCTTCTCTTCAACGTCTTTCTTGCAGAAATCAACACCCCCGATAAGTTGGAGTACCAATTCTTCCCGGCCAGCGGAGGAGTATTCACCTTCAAGGTGCGTTCACCCAAGGATGCCCATTTGGCCCTCACACCCGCTCCCGAGGAGAACGGCCCCATCTTCGAGATCTTCCTTGGAGGATGGGAGAACACCAAGTCGGTGATCCGCAAGGATCGCCAAAAGCCCGAGGTGGCCGAGGTGCCCACTCCGGGCATCCTGGACGCCGGAGAGTTCCGTGGCTTCTGGGTGCGCTGGTACGACAACGTCATCACCGTGGGTCGTGAAGGAGACGCCGCCGCCTTCCTCTCCTACGATGCCGGAAGCCTGTTCCCAGTGAACTTCGTGGGCATCTGCACGGGATGGGGCGCCAGCGGATCCTGGCTGCTGGATGGTGAGTTTACACCTCATTTATAGCCCTTTGCGGTCAGAACAATAGCACAGGTGTTTACCCTCTCTGATTAGTTTACCGAACGTAATTGTTTACGAGCTGTATTGTCCTACGGTTATTCTATGGAACCCATTGTTTTGGTAGCAAAGCAGCTGTGCTAGCTGAAACTACTATTATCTTTTGTATATTAgatatttttcattaaatatttagGGGGAAAAAAGGATATTTAAAATGCTTGTGGAAAAAAGGTCTTAGGAATCTAATACTTATGGGCAAACTTttctatattatatatatactttgaaAAAACTGACAAGAAACCATTGAAAATCTTAAATCCCCAAATACTTTCCATAATATACAAATTATGGAACGGCTAGGTATACCACAAAGAATATTATACTTTGATAGACTAATATTcactaaaattaatattaatagcTGACTAATCCACAAAGAATAGGATACTTTCATAGATTAATATTCACTTTACTTAACACTTTACACTTACTCACTAACATATTCCACCGTTTCTCCACAGAGTCCGCTCCTTCGGCTCCCGTCATGGGCTTCGCTGCTCCCACTGGAAGCGGACCAGGATGCTGGGTGGCCGCCGCCAATGGAGAGGTTCCCCCCAACGCCCTGGAGGGAGGATTCGATAGCAGCGAGCAGCTGTACATCGCCCGTGCCCGCCACGAAGGTGACCTCATTCCCGGCAAGCTGCATCCCTCGCACGGTGTGACCTATGTGGCCTGGGGAGGCGGCGAACATGGACATGGCGAATACGAGGTGCTCTGCGCCGGAGGTGGCCAATGGGTGCCTGTGGAGGCCGGAAACATCCCGCCCAATGCCGTGCCCGCCGGTGAGACCGCCGAGGGCGAGCCACTCTTCATCGGACGCGCCACCCACGATGGCACCATCACCGTGGGAAAGGTGCAGCCCTCCCACGGATGCTGCTACATTCCGTACGGCGGCGAGGAGCTGGCCTACAAGGAGTTCGAGATCTACGTGGCCAACTAAGCCATGGCTAGAATGTCCAACGCACTGAAACACAATTGTTAATCTGAGCGCTTTACAGTTCAACTGGTCGcagaaattttatttatatttgcaTTTCTACTCAATACTGTTGAAGAATCTCTATTTGATGCCGAAAAGGTTATTACTTTGTTCACCCGAATTGGTtaataaacaataaatatgTTTAAGAAAATAACATATCCCaaaacgtttttatgtgaAATTCCATTTAGGATGGTTGATTTGATTACACATAACCATAATGTTTGGAAATAAACGAGCTTGCATGAAATAAATTGAGCTGAGactaaaattttatttgtttacagATATGGACTTAGTGGTTTTCTAGCAACTTTTAATATCATACAGGGCTAGTTGCAGATAGTAATGACTAGTAATTGCTTTGGAAATTGTCATTAATATTCCTTTTTCGGATGTAATCAAATCGTATTATCTTACGCAGCTTAATCGCTAATGctaataaatttgaaaaccATTTCGATCTCttgaaaattataatcaaaaatTCCTTATCTTATGAGATCATATTTGGTACAATCTAAAGCAAAGTAGAATGATTGGAATCTACTTGAGTATATGCGTTCCATTCAAAATAATTTACTTCTACTCAATGAAAATCTTTTTTCACTTATCTCGTTATCAGTCAACCCATAAGCCtttcataaataaaatttcaaaTCACAAAGAATTTACTTTGCCaaaatacaatatatatactttCAAGAATAAtttactatttaaaaaatgttcctATTTTAAGTCTAAAAGACTTTATTAAGATATTCATAAATGGTAGTTCTTTATATTTCTTTTgtataaaattcaattttattttggggTGATAAGAGTTTAATCATATGCATATTCATAGACTTCAGCAGGTCATTCCATCTAATCTCATGATTGGAAGCCACCTGATTCGGACAACTCTTCATTTTAATAACACCTATTGTAGATTACAAGTTTATAAAGTAGTCGTGTAAGTACAAGTTTGAAGGGGATGGTAAGAGACGTGTAAAGTATATCTTAGCAACAAACAACAGCCCTCAGTCTGTTTAAACACCTGGATGTTAGAAATATAGAGCCAATATGCCTGACTTATAGTTACCCTATTATAAACCCTTAAAATAACCAAATATAATATGTTTCAATAAAACAGTTTGGGTTCCATAaagtttggaaacaaattAACATTTAAGTAACACTACCAATGTTATAATGTTAATTATTACTAACAATAACTCTTCCCAAAGAATGCAGTATACCCATTTTGTCCAACATTACCGAGATAAGAAAACTAAAGTGAATCTTAAATTTTGAAGCACCTCTTGATGGAATTTGTAGCTTTAGGGACAGTAAACAAAACGAATCTGAACTTGAGATACAGATACGAGTCCGtggtataaatattaaaattcaaaagaaAGAAGCACGCGACGctgcattaataaatttgTCAGACAAGTGGATTGGAGTAGCCAACCAGAATGATAAGGTAAGTGATAAGATGCGCTTAGAAAGGTATAAATACCAAGATGGAACAGGAATGAAATATCATTTCTTGCAATGGGAAAGTTATTGGCACTACTTGCAGTACTCTGCCTTGGTCAGGTGATCGGTGCTGAACGTGAGTATGATTTTGAGGAAAACCGACTTGGAGGTAATAGTAATACCATGTTTATAACTCGACCATTTCAGGCATCGTCAACTGCTACTGGGGCACCTGGGCCAACTACCGCAGCGGCAATGGCAAGTTCGATGTGTCCAACATCGATGCAGGTCTATGCACCCACTTGAGCTACTCCTTCTTCGGAATCAACGACAATGGTGAGATTCAGTCCCTGGACACTTGGCTGGACTACGATTTGGGCTTCATTAGCCAGGCGGTCGGTTTGAAGAACCAGAACCCCAACCTGAAAGTCCTCGCCGTCGTTGGCGGCTGGAACGAGGGCTCCACCAAGTACTCCTCGATGTCCGGCGATTGGTACAAGCGCCAGAACTTCATCAACTCCGCCCTGAATCTGCTGCGCAACCATGGATTCGATGGCCTGGACCTGGACTGGGAGTACCCCAACCAGCGTGGTGGAAACTGGGACGATCGCTCCAACTTTGTGACCCTGCTGCGCGAACTAAAGGAAGCGTGAGTACTGGATCTTGATCTAAGATGTCCTTAATTAATGGTATTCCTTTTATAGCTTCGCTCCCTATGGCTACGAGTTGAGCATTGCTGTGGGTGCCGGTGAGGCCCTGGCCAGCGGCTCCTACGAGATTGCCAACATTGCCCAGCAGGTTAACTTCATCAACGTGATGACCTACGACTTCGCCATGGCCTCCGATGGCAAGACCGGCTTCAACTCCCCCCAGTGGGCCGTGGAGAACGCCATCAACTTCTGGCTGAGCCAGGGTGCTCCGGCCAACAAGCTGGTCCTCGGTGTGGGCACCTATGGACGCTCCTTCCAGCTGTCGGACTCCTCCCAGAACTGGCCAGGAGCACCGTGCCGCGGCGAGGGATCCGCCGGATCCTACACTGGTTCCACCGGATATCTGGGCTACAACGAAATCTGCCAGAACAACTGGTACACCATCTTCGACTACGACAATGCCGCTCCGTACGCCTTCTCCGGTGACCAGTGGGTGAGCTTCGACAACGTGCTCAGTGTCCAGTACAAGATGGACTTCGCCCTGCGTAACAACCTGGCTGGCGCCATGATCTGGTCCCTGGAGACCGACGACTACCGTGGTCAGTGCGGCGAGGCCTATCCTCTGCTCCGTGCCATCAACATGAAGCTGCGCTGGGATATCTAAACGGCGACTCTGATTGGATAGACAAAatgattaaaaattaaaaaaaaaccttgcATTTTGAAAGTGTCTTATGGGGGGCTTTCCAGAAATCTGATCTAACCAagtttaaaaatgaaaaattcgTTTATGTATAAAAACCCATATTTGAAACCAAACGAAGAGTAGGGCTTAGAGAGTTTCTTTATATATGAATAACTCATTCCGATTTAAAAACCAAACAACTCAAAAATCGTTAGTGGCTCACCACACTTTAATTTGTTGCTTTGTAGTTATTAGAAACGATCGTTAGCATTGAAAAAAGTGAAAACTACTGATTAAAGTTATAAAGTCAGTATTTTTTATCTTCACAGATAAGCTTGTTTTTAGGCATATAAATTCCAAATCGTTCACATCTGGTAGAAAACTATTTTTGGTctcaataaattttttataattgtatTTATACGACTTCGTCAGTAAGTGTTTCATAAATTAGTTGTGATATAGTATGTAGTATTGCTTAACAATCTTCTTTCATTTATATAATCGGAGATCTTTGATAGTTATTAGTAGCCATCCTAACTTCCAATGCCcaaaatatatacttttatTACTTATCAGACATGTATCATACTCAAAACGATTCTAAAGAATTCGATCAATATACCACTTAAATTAGATCGCCTACAAGAAACGACATTTTACCGAAGAATTACAAGCAaagcaaaaataaatgtttaccATTCGTATATTGATACATTTTCCAGCTAAATAAACAACAACAGTCACATTCGTAGAagaatttttattcatttattttgagTTCACTATAAAGTGGCTTTATGAGTAGCTAGCAACAGTTTTGAATCACTATTCAGGACCATGATAAAGTGCGTGTAACAATACGAGTACCATAGTCCAAATCTCGAGGCGCCCTTATAAATCTATTTATAAGTTAACATTTATGTGCATAATATAATATGAGAGTGGTATGTGTAAAGATAGAGGCGATGTGTAGCGATAAGAACTTACCTGGCCTATATAAACGGAGTACCGTAATACCCGAAACTATTGTAAATGTTGACCGACTGAGTGAAGCATGAAGTTGTTATCGATTTGGTCCTTGGCAGCTCTTTGCCTTTGCCTTGGCCAAGTGGCCTTCAGCGAAAGTGAGTAGTTTTGGACGTATATTCAGAAATCGGTGCATTATTCGAACCTTATGATCCTTCAGAGGTGATCAACTGTTACTGGGGCACCTGGGCCAACTACCGATCTGGGGATGGCAAATTCACCCCCTCCAACATCGATCCCTTCCTGTGCACCCACATCAGCTACACCTTCTTCGGGATCAGCGATGCGGGAGAGTTCAAGTCCCTGGACACCTGGCTGGACTTGGACACTGGACTAGGTAATATAAACTTAGAAAATATTGGCATAGGTAAAGAACCCAAGTAAAACTTTGGTTTGTCTGCACAGGCTTTGTAAACCAGACCATTGCCCTCAAGCAAAATAACACAAATTTGAAGATTATGGCGTCGGTTGGTGGCTGGAACGAGGGCTCCACCAAGTACTCGACCATGGCTGCCGATCCTGCCTTGCGTGCCACCTTCATATCCAGCTCCCTGGCCTTCATTCAGCAGAATGGCTTCGATGGCTTGGATCTGGATTGGGAGTATCCTGGTCAGCGAGGAGGCAACGAGTCGGATCGCGAGAACCTCGTGACCCTGCTGAGCGAGATTAAGGAAACGTAAATGGTTATAGAGGGTATTCTTTGGGACGCAATATGATATATCATCTCCCAACAGCTTTGACAAGTATGGATTGGAACTAAGTATTGCTGTGGGTGCCTCCGAGACGACGGCCAACATCTCCTACGACATTCCGGCCATTTCTCAGCACCTGACCTTTATTAATGTGATGACTTACGACTACCACATGGCTTCGGATGGCTATTTGGGTTTCAATGCTCCGCTGCCCGAGGTCACCGAATCCATTGACTACTGGATATCTCAAGGTGAGTTGGGGAACCTTAAAAGTTCGGATATCCATTAATCACTATGTACTATGGTTAGGT
Protein-coding regions in this window:
- the LOC108008355 gene encoding C3 and PZP-like alpha-2-macroglobulin domain-containing protein 8, with the protein product MPIEINTPDKLEYQFFPASGGVFTFKVRSPKDAHLALTPAPEENGPIFEIFLGGWENTKSVIRKDRQKPEVAEVPTPGILDAGEFRGFWVRWYDNVITVGREGDAAAFLSYDAGSLFPVNFVGICTGWGASGSWLLDESAPSAPVMGFAAPTGSGPGCWVAAANGEVPPNALEGGFDSSEQLYIARARHEGDLIPGKLHPSHGVTYVAWGGGEHGHGEYEVLCAGGGQWVPVEAGNIPPNAVPAGETAEGEPLFIGRATHDGTITVGKVQPSHGCCYIPYGGEELAYKEFEIYVAN
- the Cht9 gene encoding acidic mammalian chitinase; the protein is MGKLLALLAVLCLGQVIGAERIVNCYWGTWANYRSGNGKFDVSNIDAGLCTHLSYSFFGINDNGEIQSLDTWLDYDLGFISQAVGLKNQNPNLKVLAVVGGWNEGSTKYSSMSGDWYKRQNFINSALNLLRNHGFDGLDLDWEYPNQRGGNWDDRSNFVTLLRELKEAFAPYGYELSIAVGAGEALASGSYEIANIAQQVNFINVMTYDFAMASDGKTGFNSPQWAVENAINFWLSQGAPANKLVLGVGTYGRSFQLSDSSQNWPGAPCRGEGSAGSYTGSTGYLGYNEICQNNWYTIFDYDNAAPYAFSGDQWVSFDNVLSVQYKMDFALRNNLAGAMIWSLETDDYRGQCGEAYPLLRAINMKLRWDI
- the LOC118876761 gene encoding LOW QUALITY PROTEIN: acidic mammalian chitinase (The sequence of the model RefSeq protein was modified relative to this genomic sequence to represent the inferred CDS: inserted 1 base in 1 codon), which translates into the protein MKLLSIWSLAALCLCLGQVAFSEKVINCYWGTWANYRSGDGKFTPSNIDPFLCTHISYTFFGISDAGEFKSLDTWLDLDTGLGFVNQTIALKQNNTNLKIMASVGGWNEGSTKYSTMAADPALRATFISSSLAFIQQNGFDGLDLDWEYPGQRGGNESDRENLVTLLSEIKETFDKYGLELSIAVGASETTANISYDIPAISQHLTFINVMTYDYHMASDGYLGFNAPLPEVTESIDYWISQGAPSEKLILGIASYGHSYQMSNSSQNWPGAACIGAGTAGVYTQESGFLSYYEICQNNWTTVFDQENSAPYAFQGDQWIGYDNAESIQLKLELVESRNLGGAMTWSIESDDFRGLCGETYPLLKTMNRALGXGGHCMSVGDCNKYYECADGIRYDFQCGTGLFVNPTSNNCDWEWNVDCPY